One segment of Fusarium oxysporum f. sp. lycopersici 4287 chromosome 15, whole genome shotgun sequence DNA contains the following:
- a CDS encoding hypothetical protein (At least one base has a quality score < 10), which translates to MNNYDKSLTTDMPADQKMNGEQTRPESATQAATRQQLPSLSSIFGPPVAGRPTHSPLSEHNNSYSATSPLGRTRAPPGDRHHSTSYFPPTLSPSISQPRSTYDNKFEAERQPFHALPRSWSGSASPRFHDGEHARQKSVAEGQSGRWSVHQEKRPEYSLGSRDSSIRPPQDQFRLHFPSPKERVVPTYNDQRSPQSARIPLPTPSTTATEGVPSKDGLGPKIWTGTHLLPQFVRAAEVPGEGMCYFYDDGSHCKTVIDGEAVNAHWGVTKAGKPRKRLAIACVTCREKKIKCDPEYPRCVQCEKFGRICKFKNAPRGGA; encoded by the exons ATGAACAACTATGATAAGTCTCTAACAACAGACATGCCTGCTGACCAGAAGATGAATGGCGAGCAGACTAGGCCAGAGTCGGCCACCCAAGCTGCTACTCGACAACAGCTTCCTTCATTAAGTAGTATCTTTGGACCTCCGGTGGCTGGTCGACCAACACACTCGCCTCTTTCAGAACACAACAACTCTTACTCTGCTACATCTCCTCTGGGTCGCACTCGTGCACCACCTGGCGATCGGCATCATTCAACATCTTACTTCCCGCCCACCCTGTCGCCTTCCATATCGCAACCTCGAAGCACCTACGACAACAAGTTCGAAGCTGAACGACAGCCATTTCATGCTCTCCCACGGTCTTGGTCTGGCTCAGCGTCGCCTAGGTTCCACGATGGCGAGCATGCCCGCCAAAAGTCCGTCGCTGAAGGACAGTCGGGTAGATGGTCAGTACACCAGGAGAAACGACCTGAGTACTCTCTAGGATCTCGAGATAGTTCCATACGGCCACCCCAGGATCAGTTTCGACTGCACTTTCCCAGCCCCAAGGAACGCGTGGTTCCCACTTATAACGACCAAAGGTCTCCCCAAAGCGCCCGGATTCCACTACCAACACCCAGCACAACGGCGACTGAGGGCGTTCCCTCAAAGGACGGACTAGGCCCCAAGATCTGGACTGGAACACACTTATTGCCCCAATTCGTAAGGGCCGCGGAAGTACCTGGAGAGGGAATGTGCTATTTCTACGACGATGGCAGTCACTGCAAGACAGTGATTGATGGGGAAGCAGTGAACGCTCACTGGGGTGTCACCAAGGCTGGCAAGCCCAGAAAACGACTTGCGATTGCTTGCGTAACATGTcgcgagaagaagatcaaatGTGACCCCGAATATCCCCGCTGTGTTCAGTGTGAGAAGTTTGGCAGAATATGCAAATTCAAGAATGC ACCTCGAGGAGGGGCATAA
- a CDS encoding hypothetical protein (At least one base has a quality score < 10), whose translation MYKRLYLTAALSGGQGRLARPGARRCGVCGDAALLLFAAVLIITQVICKASCVGAVYMLELFLYASPQKAHLYP comes from the exons ATGTATAAACGCCTGTATCTGACGGCAGCCCTGagtggtggtcaaggaaggtTGGCGCGACCGGGGGCTCGGCGCTGTGGTGTATGCGGCGATGCTGCTTTACTCTTAT TCGCTGCCGTACTGATCATCACTCAGGTCATCTGCAAGGCCTCTTGCGTCGGAGCCGTATACATGCTCGAGCTTTTCCTCTACGCATCCCCCCAAAAGGCGCATCTCTACCCGTAG